A part of Rattus norvegicus strain BN/NHsdMcwi chromosome 4, GRCr8, whole genome shotgun sequence genomic DNA contains:
- the LOC102549423 gene encoding uncharacterized protein LOC102549423: MVCFQSCIKLAILLPPPLLAFCLGFTQHLLDNSQVCLTHYKRGCLSPLHSLLFSSLLFSSLLFSPLLSSPLLSSPLLSSPLLSSPLLLSLLLFSSLLFSLALAPLPSSSSLLFFSPTLSTCSWLAPPSAFICLYPLNFPPHVLNKLYSILYHHVAGLSGGRDASAWVHRGTPFPHTTSHLHQTYPWLLLLLLLLLLLLLLLLLLLLLLLLLLLLLLLLLLLLPSPPPPPLPPPPSPLLLPSFSSSSPPPPPSHPPPSSTNKTQHTYPCPIIPIMSGSQQSERHIIELFCVSSSILAARCPSQALIQLNKILPPLS, translated from the coding sequence ATGGTCTGCTTTCAAAGTTGCATCAAACTAGCCATTCTGTTACCACCTCCATTgttggcattttgtctaggcttcACCCAACATTTACTGgacaacagccaggtatgcttgacacactataaaaggggctgcttgtcccctcttcactctcttctcttctcttctcttctcttctcttctcttctcttctctcctctcctctcctctcctctcctctcctctcctctcctctcctctcctctcctctcctctcctcttctcctttctcttcttctcttctcttctctcctcttttctcttgctcttgctcccttaccctcttcctcctctctcctcttcttctcccccactctctccacatgctcatggctggccccCCCCTCTGCCTTTATTTGTCTCTACCCCCTCAACTTTCCTCCCCatgtcctaaataaactctattctatactataccatcatgtggctggtctctcagggggaagggatgcctcagcatgggtgcACAGAGGCACCCCTTTCCCCCACACCACATCtcacctccaccaaacatatccctggctgctgctgctgttgcttcttcttcttcttcttcttcttcttcttcttcttcttcttcttcttcttcttcttcttcttcttcttcttcttcttcttcttcttctcctcccctctcctcctccccctcctcttcctcctcctccttcccccctcctcctcccctccttctcctcctcctcaccccctcctcctccttctcatcctcctccttcttctacaaataaaacacaacacacatacccGTGCCCCATCATCCCCATCATGTCAGGCTCACAGCAATCTGAACGTCATATCATTGAGCTTTTCTGTGTCTCGTCCTCTATTTTAGCAGCTCGGTGCCCCTCACAAGCTCTTATTCAACTAAATAAgattctgcctcctctttcctgA